A part of Cannabis sativa cultivar Pink pepper isolate KNU-18-1 chromosome 6, ASM2916894v1, whole genome shotgun sequence genomic DNA contains:
- the LOC115695872 gene encoding anthocyanidin 3-O-glucosyltransferase 2 — MKKGELVFIPLPAAGHIVSSLEIAKRLVTQDNRLSISILIIKMPNLNPPTTQSLLTSISGVERINFIEISEQHTNNKLDSNPTNTIKSMTSFLESIKPQVQEAINNLVNCFSNQPSSPKLAGLVIDMFFTTMIDVADEFGIPSYVFYTSGAGILKLMAHLETLSTEHNKDVTKYKDEQDEELVIQGFVNPIPVKVFPKMVFDKVSCPLFLSQYTNMRRAKGILVNSFIELESTIIDLFPPIYSVGPIINPSPNQREKENESVMTWLDKQPRSSVVFLCFGSMGSFSEEQVKEIAIGLEQSGVRFLWSLRKKGQSLKSEDYTDFNEVLPREFFDRTAEIGKVIGWASQVNILGHSSIGGFVSHCGWNSILESLWFGVPIATWPLYAEQKVNAFVVVKELELAVEIKLDYMMSGEDGMMIVKGDEIEVGIRKLMEPNNNVIRERVKEISEKGKKALLEGGSSYSWLSRFVNDVIDNI; from the coding sequence ATGAAGAAGGGAGAATTGGTTTTCATTCCTCTTCCAGCTGCAGGTCACATAGTCTCATCATTAGAGATAGCAAAGCGCCTTGTTACTCAAGATAATCGTCTCTCAATCTCAATCCTCATCATCAAAATGCCAAACCTCAACCCTCCAACTACCCAATCTCTCCTTACATCCATCTCTGGTGTCGAACGCATCAACTTCATCGAAATTTCAGAACAACATACTAATAACAAACTCGATTCCAATCCTACTAATACTATCAAGTCCATGACTTCCTTCTTAGAAAGCATCAAACCCCAAGTTCAAGAAGCAATCAACAATCTCGTTAACTGCTTTTCAAACCAACCCAGCTCGCCTAAGCTAGCTGGGTTAGTCATCGACATGTTCTTCACGACCATGATCGACGTAGCTGATGAGTTTGGAATCCCTTCCTACGTGTTTTACACGTCAGGAGCTGGAATTCTCAAACTCATGGCTCACCTCGAAACCCTAAGTACTGAGCATAACAAAGATGTTACCAAATACAAAGATGAACAAGATGAAGAGCTTGTCATTCAAGGCTTCGTCAACCCAATTCCGGTCAAAGTCTTCCCAAAAATGGTGTTTGATAAGGTATCATGCCCTTTGTTTCTTAGTCAATATACAAATATGAGAAGAGCTAagggtattttagtaaattcGTTCATTGAATTAGAGTCAACAATAATTGATCTATTCCCTCCAATTTACTCGGTGGGACCCATAATAAATCCCAGCCCTAATCAAAGGGAGAAAGAAAATGAAAGCGTGATGACGTGGCTAGATAAGCAACCTCGATCTTCGGTAGTGTTCCTGTGCTTTGGGAGCATGGGAAGTTTTAGTGAGGAGCAAGTGAAAGAGATAGCCATTGGATTAGAACAAAGTGGGGTCCGATTTCTTTGGTCCTTAAGAAAAAAAGGCCAATCATTGAAATCAGAAGACTACACAGATTTCAACGAAGTTCTTCCAAGAGAGTTTTTTGATCGAACGGCTGAGATTGGAAAGGTCATTGGGTGGGCCTCACAAGTGAACATATTGGGTCATTCCTCAATTGGTGGATTCGTGTCACATTGTGGTTGGAACTCAATTCTAGAGAGTTTGTGGTTCGGTGTACCAATTGCCACGTGGCCTTTGTATGCGGAGCAAAAAGTCAACGCTTTTGTGGTTGTGAAAGAGTTGGAATTAGCGGTGGAGATTAAGTTGGATTATATGATGAGTGGTGAAGATGGGATGATGATTGTGAAGGGTGATGAAATTGAGGTGGGGATTAGAAAATTGATGGAAcctaataataatgttattagGGAAAGAGTTAAGGAAATAAGCGAGAAAGGGAAGAAAGCCTTATTAGAAGGTGGGTCATCTTATTCTTGGCTGTCTCGTTTTGTAAATGATGTGATTGATAACATATGA